Proteins encoded together in one Aeromonas encheleia window:
- the cydX gene encoding cytochrome bd-I oxidase subunit CydX: MWYFTWILGLLLACAFGIINALWLEHTENLDRQIDENK; the protein is encoded by the coding sequence ATGTGGTATTTCACCTGGATACTGGGTCTGTTGCTGGCTTGCGCGTTTGGGATCATCAATGCGCTCTGGCTGGAACACACCGAGAACCTGGATCGTCAGATCGATGAAAACAAGTG
- the ruvB gene encoding Holliday junction branch migration DNA helicase RuvB, which translates to MIEADRLISAGAAREEEVIDRAIRPKKLADYTGQDPVCAQMEIFIEAARQRGEALDHLLIFGPPGLGKTTLANIVANEMGVNIKTTSGPVLEKAGDLAALLTNLEPNDVLFIDEIHRLSPVVEEVLYPAMEDYQLDIMIGEGPAARSIKLDLPPFTLIGATTRAGSLTSPLRDRFGIVQRLEFYNVKDLTDIVARSARCLGLEMSGDGALEVARRSRGTPRIANRLLRRVRDFAQVKSDGRIDGPIAARAMDMLDVDNQGFDFMDRKLLLAVIDKFMGGPVGLDNLAAAIGEEKDTIEDVLEPYLIQQGYLQRTPRGRLATPRAYAHFGLQRPDEG; encoded by the coding sequence ATGATTGAAGCGGATCGTCTTATCTCGGCCGGTGCCGCTCGCGAGGAGGAGGTCATCGATCGGGCCATCCGGCCCAAGAAACTGGCCGATTACACCGGTCAGGATCCCGTCTGCGCCCAGATGGAGATCTTCATCGAGGCCGCGCGCCAGCGCGGGGAGGCGCTCGATCATTTGCTGATCTTCGGCCCGCCCGGCCTTGGCAAGACCACGCTCGCCAATATCGTGGCCAACGAGATGGGGGTCAATATCAAGACCACCTCGGGTCCGGTGCTGGAGAAGGCGGGGGATCTGGCGGCGCTGCTCACCAACCTCGAGCCGAACGACGTGCTGTTCATCGACGAGATCCACCGTCTCAGCCCTGTGGTGGAGGAGGTGCTCTATCCGGCCATGGAGGATTACCAGCTCGACATCATGATAGGGGAAGGGCCTGCTGCCCGCTCCATCAAGCTGGATCTGCCCCCCTTCACCCTGATCGGCGCCACCACCCGGGCCGGCTCGCTGACCAGCCCGCTGCGGGACAGATTCGGTATCGTCCAGCGGCTGGAGTTCTACAACGTCAAGGATCTCACCGACATAGTCGCGCGCAGCGCCCGTTGCCTCGGGCTCGAGATGTCGGGGGATGGGGCGTTGGAAGTGGCGCGCCGCTCCCGGGGTACGCCGCGGATTGCTAACCGTTTGTTGCGGCGGGTACGGGATTTCGCCCAGGTGAAATCTGATGGCCGGATTGATGGACCCATAGCGGCCCGTGCCATGGACATGCTGGACGTGGATAATCAGGGTTTCGACTTCATGGACCGCAAGTTATTGTTGGCTGTCATCGACAAGTTTATGGGGGGCCCGGTCGGCCTCGATAACCTGGCGGCCGCGATCGGCGAAGAGAAAGACACCATAGAAGATGTGCTTGAGCCTTATCTCATCCAGCAGGGCTACCTGCAGCGCACACCCAGAGGGCGGCTGGCGACCCCGAGAGCCTATGCTCACTTCGGCCTGCAACGGCCCGATGAGGGATAA
- the cydB gene encoding cytochrome d ubiquinol oxidase subunit II has product MFDYELLRLIWWVLVGVLLIGFAVTDGFDMGVGALLPFVGKKDVERRVMLNTMGPHWEGNQVWLVTAGGALFAAWPMVYAAAFSGFYIAMILTLMALFFRPVGFKYRSLQEGAKWRNNWDWALFIGSAVPPIIFGVAFGNLLQGVPFSFNQFLMLTYHGNFFGLLNPFGLLTGLVSLFMIVTQGAAWLMMKTEGEVLARSRTAATVFSLLTLVTFALAGVWVSGMDGYVVVSNMATDAVTNPLHKEVVVQAGAWMQNYNLYPWMIAAPVLGLVMSLLTALAAKLGKGWMAFLFSSLAIAGIILTAGFSMFPFIMPSSLEPSQSLTMWDATASFNTLKVMTVVAAIFVPTVLAYTIWTYIKMFGRVSNKHIEDNQQSLY; this is encoded by the coding sequence ATGTTTGATTACGAATTATTGCGCTTGATCTGGTGGGTGCTGGTCGGTGTCCTGCTGATCGGGTTCGCCGTCACCGACGGTTTCGACATGGGGGTGGGCGCTCTGCTCCCCTTCGTCGGCAAGAAGGATGTTGAGCGTCGGGTGATGCTCAACACCATGGGCCCGCACTGGGAAGGTAACCAGGTCTGGCTGGTCACGGCGGGTGGGGCACTGTTCGCCGCCTGGCCCATGGTCTATGCGGCGGCCTTCTCAGGCTTCTACATCGCCATGATCCTGACCCTGATGGCGCTGTTCTTCCGTCCGGTCGGCTTCAAGTACCGCTCCCTGCAGGAAGGCGCCAAGTGGCGCAACAACTGGGACTGGGCACTGTTCATCGGTAGCGCCGTGCCGCCGATCATCTTCGGGGTGGCCTTCGGCAACCTGCTGCAGGGTGTGCCGTTCAGCTTCAACCAGTTCCTGATGCTGACCTACCACGGCAACTTCTTCGGTCTGCTCAACCCGTTCGGTCTGCTGACCGGCCTGGTCAGCCTGTTCATGATCGTGACCCAGGGCGCCGCCTGGCTGATGATGAAGACCGAGGGTGAAGTGCTGGCCCGTTCCCGCACCGCCGCCACTGTGTTCTCGCTGTTGACCTTGGTCACCTTCGCGCTGGCCGGTGTCTGGGTCAGTGGCATGGATGGCTATGTAGTGGTCAGCAACATGGCGACCGATGCCGTCACCAACCCCCTGCACAAGGAAGTGGTGGTGCAGGCCGGTGCCTGGATGCAGAACTACAACCTCTACCCCTGGATGATTGCCGCCCCCGTGCTGGGTCTGGTGATGAGCCTGCTGACCGCGCTTGCGGCCAAGCTGGGCAAGGGCTGGATGGCGTTCCTGTTCTCCTCCCTGGCCATCGCGGGCATCATCTTGACGGCGGGCTTCTCCATGTTCCCGTTCATCATGCCTTCCAGCCTGGAGCCATCCCAGAGCCTGACCATGTGGGATGCCACCGCCTCCTTCAACACCCTCAAGGTGATGACGGTCGTCGCGGCCATCTTTGTCCCGACCGTGCTGGCCTATACCATCTGGACCTACATCAAGATGTTTGGCCGGGTGAGTAACAAGCACATCGAAGACAACCAACAATCGCTCTACTAA
- the cydA gene encoding cytochrome ubiquinol oxidase subunit I, giving the protein MIAEHVVDLSRFQFAATALYHFLFVPLTLGMAFILAIMESVYVMTNNSVYRDMTKFWGKLFGINFALGVTTGLTMEFQFGTNWAYYSHYVGDIFGAPLAIEGLMAFFLESTFVGMFFFGWDRLTKRQHLAATWLMALGTNLSALWILVANGWMQNPVGAEFNFESMRMEMVSFADLVFNPVAQVKFVHTVAAGYTTGAMFVLGISSYYLLKSRDVAFARRSFAIAAAFGMASILSVLILGDESGYETGEVQKVKLAAIEAEWNTEPAPASFTLFGIPNQEEMRTDYAIKIPYALGIIATRSLDGQVTGLKDLKSEHELRVRNGMVAYDLLTKLQSGDKSDDTRARFDEVKQDLGYGLLLKRYTSNVTDATDEQIKSAVDDSIPQVAPLFFAFRIMVACGMLMLLLIGLAFYDSTRHKIGERKWLLKALLWGIPLPWIAIECGWFVAEYGRQPWTIAEVLPTSVSASNIPASEIWFSLIGICLFYTVLLIIEMYLMFKYARLGPSSLKTGKYHFEQSKA; this is encoded by the coding sequence ATGATTGCTGAGCATGTGGTAGACCTATCGCGGTTCCAATTTGCCGCGACGGCCCTTTATCACTTCCTGTTTGTACCCCTGACGCTGGGAATGGCCTTCATTCTGGCGATCATGGAGTCTGTCTATGTGATGACCAACAACTCTGTTTACCGGGACATGACCAAGTTCTGGGGCAAGTTGTTCGGGATCAACTTCGCCCTCGGGGTCACCACTGGGCTCACCATGGAGTTTCAGTTCGGTACCAACTGGGCTTACTACTCCCACTATGTCGGCGACATCTTCGGTGCCCCGCTGGCCATCGAAGGGCTGATGGCCTTCTTCCTGGAGTCCACCTTCGTCGGTATGTTCTTCTTCGGTTGGGATCGCCTCACCAAGCGCCAGCATCTGGCGGCCACCTGGTTGATGGCGCTGGGGACCAACCTCTCCGCCCTCTGGATCCTGGTCGCCAACGGCTGGATGCAGAACCCGGTCGGTGCCGAGTTCAACTTCGAGTCCATGCGGATGGAGATGGTGAGCTTTGCCGATCTGGTGTTCAACCCGGTTGCGCAGGTCAAGTTCGTCCACACGGTGGCGGCTGGCTATACCACGGGTGCCATGTTCGTGCTGGGTATCTCCTCCTATTACCTGCTGAAGAGTCGTGATGTGGCCTTCGCCCGTCGCTCCTTCGCCATCGCGGCCGCGTTCGGCATGGCCTCTATCCTGTCCGTGCTGATCCTGGGTGACGAGTCCGGTTACGAGACGGGTGAAGTGCAGAAGGTGAAACTGGCCGCCATCGAGGCGGAGTGGAACACCGAGCCGGCACCGGCTTCCTTTACCCTGTTCGGCATCCCGAATCAGGAAGAGATGCGCACCGATTACGCCATCAAGATCCCCTATGCCCTCGGCATCATCGCGACCCGTTCCCTGGACGGCCAGGTGACCGGTCTGAAGGATCTGAAGAGCGAGCATGAACTGCGCGTGCGCAACGGCATGGTGGCCTATGACCTGCTGACCAAGCTGCAATCCGGTGACAAGTCCGACGATACCCGCGCCCGTTTCGACGAGGTGAAGCAGGATCTGGGCTACGGTCTGCTGCTCAAGCGTTACACCAGCAACGTGACCGACGCGACCGACGAGCAGATCAAGTCCGCCGTGGATGACTCCATCCCGCAGGTGGCCCCGCTGTTCTTCGCCTTCCGCATCATGGTGGCGTGCGGCATGTTGATGCTGCTGCTGATCGGCCTGGCCTTCTATGACAGCACTCGCCACAAGATCGGTGAGCGCAAGTGGCTGCTCAAGGCGCTGCTGTGGGGTATCCCGCTGCCCTGGATCGCCATCGAGTGTGGCTGGTTCGTGGCGGAATATGGCCGTCAGCCCTGGACCATAGCCGAAGTGCTGCCGACCTCGGTCTCCGCATCCAACATTCCTGCGTCCGAGATCTGGTTCTCCCTGATCGGGATCTGCCTGTTCTACACGGTGCTGCTCATCATCGAGATGTACCTGATGTTCAAGTATGCGCGTCTGGGCCCCAGCAGTCTGAAAACGGGCAAGTACCACTTCGAACAGAGCAAGGCATAA
- the ruvA gene encoding Holliday junction branch migration protein RuvA, giving the protein MIGRVRGIVIEKNPPEVLLEVGGVGYEVQMPMSCFYDLPELGKEATIHTHFVVREDAQLLYGFNHKQERALFRELIKTNGVGPKLALAILSGMTATQFVLSVEREEISSLVKLPGVGKKTAERLVVEMKDRLKGWVSHDLFSPATISLPAQESQLRAPDASEEAASALVALGYKPQQASQIVSKVAKEGMSVESIIRESLRSLV; this is encoded by the coding sequence GTGATTGGTCGCGTGAGAGGCATTGTGATTGAGAAGAATCCCCCCGAGGTGTTGCTCGAGGTGGGTGGCGTGGGCTATGAGGTACAGATGCCCATGAGCTGCTTCTATGATCTGCCCGAGCTCGGGAAGGAAGCGACCATTCACACTCATTTCGTGGTGCGGGAAGATGCCCAGCTGCTCTATGGCTTCAACCACAAGCAGGAGCGGGCGCTGTTTCGCGAGCTGATCAAGACCAATGGGGTCGGCCCCAAGCTGGCGCTGGCGATCCTGTCCGGCATGACTGCCACCCAGTTCGTGCTGAGCGTCGAGCGCGAGGAGATAAGCTCCCTGGTGAAGCTACCCGGCGTGGGCAAGAAGACCGCCGAGCGACTGGTGGTGGAGATGAAGGACCGCCTCAAGGGCTGGGTCAGCCACGATCTGTTCTCCCCCGCCACCATCAGTCTGCCCGCCCAGGAGAGCCAGCTGCGCGCCCCCGATGCGAGCGAAGAGGCCGCCAGCGCCCTGGTGGCACTCGGCTACAAGCCGCAGCAGGCGAGCCAGATTGTCAGCAAGGTGGCCAAGGAGGGGATGTCGGTTGAGTCGATCATCCGTGAATCCCTGCGTAGCCTGGTGTGA
- a CDS encoding proline--tRNA ligase, which yields MRTSQYLLSTLKETPSDAEVVSHQLMLRAGMIRKLASGMYAWLPSGLRVLKKIENIVREEMNNAGAIEVSMPVVQPAELWQESGRWDDYGPELCRLTDRHNRPFVLGPTHEEVITSLVRYEVNSYKQLPLNLYQIQTKFRDEVRPRFGVMRGREFLMKDAYSFHIDKASLIETYEKMHAAYCTAFTRMGLNFRPVQADTGSIGGTGSHEFQVLAESGEDLIAFSDSSDYAANIEMAEALAPAGVRAAATAALTKVATPAVHTIDEVAAFLSVAPAVIAKTLLVLAEADEHGQQAVIALVLRGDHELNEIKAEKLLGVANPLTFASEEQIKAAAGCDAGSIGPVGFNGRIIADRSAAHLADFVCGANETGFHLTGANWDRDIATYEVADLRNVVEGDPSPCGQGKLLLKRGIEVGHIFQLGTKYSEAMKASVLNEGGKSVTMEMGCYGIGVSRLVAAAIEQNNDQYGIIWPEAIAPFEVAIVPMNMHKSERVAEQAQQFYAELKAAGVDVLFDDRKERPGVMFADMELIGIPHAIVIGDRGLDNGVVEYKCRRSGEKQEVAIADIVALLKGKLGR from the coding sequence ATGCGTACCAGCCAATATCTGCTTTCCACTCTCAAGGAAACCCCCTCCGATGCGGAAGTCGTCAGCCATCAGCTGATGCTGCGCGCCGGCATGATCCGCAAACTGGCCTCCGGCATGTATGCCTGGCTGCCGTCCGGCCTGCGGGTACTGAAGAAGATCGAGAACATTGTTCGCGAAGAGATGAACAATGCTGGTGCCATCGAAGTCTCCATGCCGGTGGTGCAACCGGCCGAGCTGTGGCAGGAGTCCGGCCGCTGGGACGACTACGGCCCCGAGCTGTGCCGTCTGACCGACCGCCACAACCGTCCCTTCGTGCTGGGCCCGACCCACGAAGAGGTGATCACCTCGCTGGTCCGTTACGAAGTGAACAGCTACAAGCAGCTGCCGCTCAACCTCTACCAGATCCAGACCAAGTTCCGCGATGAGGTGCGTCCCCGTTTCGGCGTGATGCGTGGACGCGAGTTCCTGATGAAGGACGCCTACTCCTTCCATATCGACAAGGCCTCGCTGATCGAGACCTACGAGAAGATGCACGCGGCCTACTGCACCGCCTTCACCCGCATGGGGCTGAATTTCCGTCCGGTGCAGGCCGATACCGGCTCCATCGGCGGTACCGGCTCCCACGAATTCCAGGTGCTGGCCGAGAGTGGTGAAGATCTGATCGCCTTCTCCGACAGCTCCGATTACGCCGCCAACATCGAGATGGCCGAGGCGCTGGCACCGGCCGGCGTGCGCGCCGCAGCCACTGCCGCCCTGACCAAGGTGGCGACTCCGGCCGTCCACACCATAGATGAAGTGGCCGCCTTCCTGAGTGTCGCGCCGGCTGTCATCGCCAAGACCCTGCTGGTGCTGGCCGAGGCGGACGAGCACGGCCAGCAGGCGGTCATCGCCCTGGTGCTGCGTGGCGACCACGAGCTGAACGAGATCAAGGCCGAGAAGCTGCTAGGTGTCGCCAACCCGCTGACCTTCGCGAGCGAGGAGCAGATCAAGGCCGCCGCCGGCTGTGATGCGGGCTCCATCGGCCCGGTCGGCTTCAATGGTCGCATCATCGCCGATCGCAGCGCCGCCCATCTTGCCGATTTTGTCTGCGGCGCCAACGAGACCGGCTTCCACCTGACCGGTGCCAACTGGGATCGCGACATCGCCACTTATGAAGTGGCCGATCTGCGCAACGTGGTGGAAGGCGACCCCAGCCCCTGCGGCCAGGGCAAGCTGCTGCTCAAGCGCGGCATCGAAGTGGGCCACATCTTCCAGCTGGGTACCAAGTACTCCGAGGCCATGAAGGCCAGCGTGCTGAACGAGGGCGGCAAGTCCGTCACCATGGAGATGGGTTGCTACGGCATCGGGGTCTCCCGCCTGGTGGCCGCCGCCATCGAGCAGAACAACGACCAGTACGGCATCATCTGGCCGGAGGCCATAGCCCCGTTCGAAGTGGCCATAGTGCCGATGAACATGCACAAGTCCGAGCGCGTCGCCGAGCAGGCGCAGCAGTTCTACGCCGAGCTGAAGGCCGCCGGCGTGGACGTGCTGTTCGATGACCGCAAGGAGCGTCCGGGCGTGATGTTCGCCGACATGGAGCTGATCGGTATCCCGCACGCCATCGTCATCGGCGATCGCGGCCTGGACAACGGCGTGGTGGAGTACAAGTGCCGCCGCTCCGGCGAGAAGCAGGAAGTGGCGATCGCCGACATCGTCGCCCTGCTCAAGGGCAAGCTGGGTCGCTAA